The Plasmodium knowlesi strain H genome assembly, chromosome: 4 genome window below encodes:
- a CDS encoding pre-mRNA-processing protein 45, putative, with protein MTDFLRNLPKPKRRPYEYADGEEDGSRDSETRNDRSSNDGSRHEGKKSHGNRTDGKNQCYEYLKRKYLRITCNDDFQGGGAYPEIHVNQYPNNLGLPEGAGGGKGAQRNIVLKYLDEDNNVKYDNLISEDIHIYNKEIEEIEPNENIQKIRKKKILSDPKDKEEKFNELAISKPNEEEEKEIINNTRKSIEQMLHEKLNKSIANKKEDKFFRYIPQNKLNANLEERIIKVVHKTVDPLDVSKFKHKKLPNVKNSPDYPLLRSPTRKINKEEEDNWKIPPCVSNWKNNKGYNIPLDKRIQSDNKKLNQVEVNENFAHLSEYLYVAEKKAREEIKMRNSIIKQKKLKEKEEKENVLRNLAIQARKEKGLAQTQSSSIINERKREIERDYRIEKNLKKMKNYENRLIEEQLALNKVNVSKNNNIHDVSLFNINNQNDDGKNQLSANDDELYQIYDTSLFNAKQSNNIYKFSNERVKKTLQKMETTQSSSEPVKFIKDISDPFGLDSLLSQAKKK; from the exons ATGACCGACTTTTTGAG aAATTTGCCTAAGCCAAAGAGAAGGCCCTATGAGTACGCCGATGGGGAAGAAGACGGAAGTAGGGACAGTGAAACTAGGAACGACCGAAGTAGCAACGATGGAAGTAGGCatgaggggaagaagagCCACGGAAACAGAACTGATGGGAAGAACCAATGCTACGAGTATCTAAAGAGGAAGTACCTGAGAATCACCTGCAACGACGACTTCCAGGGAGGAGGAGCCTACCCGGAAATCCACGTGAACCAGTACCCAAACAATCTGGGCCTTCCAGAAGGTGccggagggggaaaaggtgCCCAAAGGAACATAGTGCTAAAATACCTAGACGAAGATAACAACGTAAAATACGACAACCTCATAAGCGaggatatacacatatataacaaagaaatagaagaaatcgaaccaaatgaaaatatccaaaagataagaaaaaaaaaaattctgtcaGATCCAaaagataaagaagaaaaattcaatGAACTAGCCATTTCCaaaccaaatgaagaagaagaaaaagaaattataaataaCACGAGAAAAAGTATTGAACAAATGTTACATGAAAAGTTAAATAAAAGTAtagcaaataaaaaagaagataaatTCTTCAGATATATTCCGCAAAATAAGCTAAATGCAAATTTAGAAGAAAGAATTATCAAGGTGGTTCATAAAACTGTGGACCCCTTAGACGTATCTAAATTTAAACATAAGAAATTGCCGAATGTGAAAAACTCTCCAGACTATCCTTTGTTAAGGTCACCTacgagaaaaataaacaaagaagaggaagataatTGGAAAATCCCTCCCTGTGTGTCCAactggaaaaataataaaggatACAATATTCCCCTGGATAAACGTATCCAGAGTGATAATAAGAAACTAAACCAAGTAGAGGTTAATGAAAACTTTGCACACCTAAGTGAGTACCTCTATGTGGCGGAGAAAAAAGCtagagaagaaataaaaatgaggaataGTATTATtaagcagaaaaaattaaaagaaaaagaggaaaaagaaaacgtttTACGAAATCTAGCCATACAagcaagaaaagaaaaaggactTGCACAAACACAGAGCAGCTCCATTATCaacgaaagaaaaagagaaatagaAAGAGATTACCGAATCgaaaagaatttaaaaaaaatgaaaaattatgaaaatagACTCATTGAAGAACAACTTGCTCTCAACAAAGTCAATGTCAgtaaaaacaacaacatacACGATGTTAGCCTTTTCAATATAAACAACCAGAATGATGATGGAAAGAATCAACTCTCGGCCAACGATGATGAACTGTACCAGATTTACGATACCTCTCTGTTCAACGCAAAACAGAGTAATAATATTTACAAATTCTCCAACGAACGGGTGAAGAAGACTTTGCAAAAGATGGAGACCACGCAGAGTTCCTCCGAGCCGGTCAAATTTATCAAGGACATCTCCGACCCCTTCGGCTTGGACAGCCTGCTCTCCCAGGCCAAGAAGAAGTAG